A stretch of the Hippocampus zosterae strain Florida chromosome 18, ASM2543408v3, whole genome shotgun sequence genome encodes the following:
- the LOC127591183 gene encoding protein Shroom3-like, producing MDGGRAGLRQQAAGGGRRGGWSLVEAQLQGGAPWGFTLQGGLEHGEPLIISKVEEGGKADALERPLQAGDEIRIINGINLTGYRQEAIALVKGSYKTLQITVRREFDPGYIEEFGSSPLSYPSSFSAPSPPPLSSTSPPPAPPHQRKTSRRSRPCSTGGVPLRIKNRRSETASRPHSWHSTKLGEGQRESEQEGMDTMSSAWHHNYHASASTTDLSGGGFESDGGYLRKSPDQYSSRGSMESLDPPAPAHLQHHHHHHHHHHTLGHHSHGGPHPAYSSCQQLSSARSSNSIDHLHSKRDSAYSSFSTSSSIPEYLASAPPFSPERSYSLDTVPQRGGSGEMQHADVRYIRMLYNTQQGNEQEQEQEQEPSSPSALSLHNDDSRSGEGAKGGHSRDPPSGVCYRGNSSAAASSGVLAANRHSVGPIWAPGSSPGSYENLKGAPAPPRRSDSFAAIKSHERPNSWSSVEQPRPVNRTLQKGSYHHSSGPLASSTAKGSCLTDGQLHTVIEKSPESSPTTKPRQGFSPPGSPSGPSASLTSGAPQSGRPILPTGVYPVAQPEPHYAQMPASSPTSSASGVYPALANDGKRQQQQGPPKVRGQEEEASERWRDGKAPSIDKGHQMDISSPYLHSAVLPGAATPSRGRDPPRNQQEDGHFGHNRAFPTAGRSESQAGGANAFQRQQEPQADSPHHPHMLSNQGAHNRILQEQDFLNPQTQTRSPLTLGPHTFQERRDPYTTVQSGGHVRRLPEQPDVHPEPVSYSRVAQGQAPPSHLAVQPQHSSPRHHSDSAALHYHHAEQKEQNRDKEHPLTRLENALVEVQRSTSPNGAVSASSHDNDTLGEGIQGPTRSLSVLERVSRFEHCDREGKQRSQSISHSHHKSSFRRNQLLDKCHGAPCGAEDLRSMLERSTKAHRTMSSRGGGGGGHCKKDRTASDPSSALERSLSSLHLAGPREGDESATLWKQDVHGASGALQDASFHRSYKDSLKEAQSKVLRSTSLKQNCAPVRSSRALPSPNPASRGGHQPPPSEKKGPKTMPKPPGVVGHAPVPSPHAPKERHAVGPEIRGPSPPALPDVAPVGPPAALRIGGRKRLTPGQKKRSYSEPDNMNEIGISDPERGLFRLGGETSVADRRKMFELGFANNAVSRPDLRQLQQDAVAQYVLRKRNAKKDDGRERAGPRPLSAYLQSENASQSDTFSLSSTSSLLSLQDSGLDRSLSSSDRRHLSSPGADLRGLASNLYHPARASAPRAPSQPCGDSPPARRTSIAHLPHHLARDAGSDKPGSKDSRQAAGPRQTQPLHPERAGGSLAMVGSVLGSGKSASVEDLLERSEERIPSHSRSRSSPTLDVLRQDYASDQVKMLDAFACEPQRRCAQTEESAGDKQPLEGLASPHNNPHRVRPAGSSSGAFSRSPVPPRDRQRHRNTERQRAHSMSSLAASVGLPCPLSRSAEAPSRADPDAVAFPGAVGAVGLDAFATDKPARRSLSDGGLLEDASDGAGGERTFSWEERGSHREASIKSPATSSSPPPPHFQVASTPDEKDAGNVESHPSSLSRRCGLENVPSVKRSECQQQTAATSAGLSSEDSDEVFLLNPPPPSLQATDLTEAFRPPPAPLLELDQKSSLQTPPSFAAWPKPRTSTLTSTSSGMDGLQLDETLNVEYQPLPKREKTAEELRVETLARQLVMQDGSLAAILETSQGRSPVELVEEIFHNSRPGAKVTRETRASPLNDRSENGVHAKVDQRTQMEEKELNSKKAQLCEALRCSVAAMRREKELLGEEQKRHQALGASLDSLVHKLCKINERDKYSMFIGDLEKIVNLLLSLCGRLSRIDKSLLALQRQELAKEEPSDERDSLVHKRSQLLSQTEDARELKQNLDRRQRVVHAILRGYLSERQLQDYRHFVGAKPSLLIRQRNLDDLIRQRQEQLSGLAETLPPDGPGGSSSLGAPSPVSRSSPFPQPLPSSPIPGHAHSARSTAVTSL from the exons ATGGACGGTGGCCGGGCGGGGCTCCGGCAACAGGCGGCGGGCGGAGGAAGAAGAGGCGGCTGGTCGCTCGTGGAGGCCCAGCTGCAGGGTGGAGCGCCGTGGGGCTTTACGCTTCAGGGTGGCCTGGAGCACGGCGAGCCGCTCATCATCTCCAAG GTAGAAGAGGGCGGTAAGGCGGACGCTTTGGAGCGCCCACTGCAGGCGGGGGATGAGATTCGCATCATAAATGGCATCAACCTGACAGGTTATCGTCAGGAAGCCATCGCCCTCGTCAAAGGATCGTACAAGACTCTCCAGATCACCGTCCGCAG GGAATTTGATCCTGGATACATTGAGGAATTTGGGTCTTCACCTCTCTCATatccttcttctttttctgccccttcacctcctcctctttcttccACATCACCGCCACCGGCACCACCGCATCAACGAAAAACAAGCCGCCGCAGCCGACCATGTTCCACGGGAGGGGTCCCGCTACGCATCAAGAACAG ACGCAGTGAAACGGCGTCCCGTCCTCACTCGTGGCACTCGACAAAGCTGGGTGAAGGTCAGCGGGAGTCAGAGCAGGAAGGGATGGACACCATGAGTAGCGCCTGGCATCACAATTACCACGCGAG CGCCTCCACCACGGACCTCTCGGGCGGCGGCTTTGAATCAGACGGCGGCTACCTGAGGAAGAGTCCCGACCAGTACAGCTCAAGAGGCAGCATGGAGAGTTTGgatcctcctgcgcctgcgcacctccagcaccaccaccaccaccaccaccaccaccacacgctGGGCCATCACAGCCACGGTGGCCCCCACCCTGCGTACTCCTCCTGCCAACAGCTATCGTCTGCCAG GTCCTCCAACAGCATCGATCACCTCCACAGCAAGCGGGACTCGGCATACTCCTCCTTCTCCACCAGCTCCAGTATTCCGGAGTACCTGGCCTCCGCTCCCCCCTTCAGTCCCGAGCGCTCCTATTCACTGGACACCGTCCCCCAGAGAGGAGGAAGCGGAGAGATGCAACATGCTGATGTACGTTACATACGGATGCTTTACAATACCCAGCAGGGAAACgagcaggagcaggagcaggagcaggagcCGAGCTCTCCGTCGGCTTTATCGCTCCATAACGACGATTCAAGAAGTGGGGAAGGAGCAAAGGGAGGCCACAGCAGAGATCCGCCAA GTGGCGTCTGTTACCGCGGCAACAGCAGCGCTGCCGCTAGTAGCGGCGTGCTGGCTGCAAACAGGCACAGCGTGGGTCCTATATGGGCACCCGGAAGCAGTCCCGGCTCTTATGAGAACCTGAAGGGGGCGCCGGCCCCACCGCGGCGCAGCGACAGCTTTGCGGCCATCAAGAGCCACGAGAGGCCCAACTCTTGGTCAAGCGTGGAGCAACCCCGGCCGGTTAATCG GACTCTGCAGAAGGGCTCCTATCACCACTCCAGTGGGCCACTCGCCTCAAGCACAG CTAAAGGCTCGTGCTTGACTGATGGTCAGCTCCACACGGTCATCGAAAAGAGTCCAGAGAGCAGTCCCACCACAAAGCCCCGACAGGGTTTTTCCCCGCCAGGTTCACCTTCCGGACCTTCCGCCAGCTTGACGAGCGGGGCCCCCCAATCAGGACGCCCGATTCTCCCCACGGGCGTTTACCCCGTAGCCCAGCCAGAACCCCACTATGCGCAGATGCCCGCTTCGAGTCCCACGTCATCCGCCTCGGGGGTTTATCCCGCTCTGGCCAATGACGGCAAGCGGCAACAGCAGCAAGGTCCGCCGAAGGTCAGAGGACAGGAGGAGGAAGCCAGCGAGCGATGGCGGGATGGAAAAGCGCCGTCGATTGATAAAGGTCACCAAATGGACATTTCATCACCGTACCTCCACTCCGCCGTTCTGCCCGGTGCCGCAACGCCGAGCAGAGGGCGCGACCCACCAAG GAATCAACAGGAGGACGGTCATTTTGGTCACAACAGAGCCTTTCCGACTGCAGGAAGATCCGAGAGCCAAGCGGGGGGGGCCAACGCGTTTCAGCGCCAGCAGGAACCTCAGGCCGACAGCCCGCATCACCCCCATATGCTTTCGAACCAAGGAGCCCACAACCGAATCTTGCAGGAACAAGACTTCCTAAATCCCCAAACCCAAACTCGGTCACCTTTGACCCTCGGACCCCACACCTTCCAAGAGCGGAGGGATCCTTACACAACTGTGCAGTCGGGGGGGCACGTGAGAAG ACTGCCAGAGCAACCCGACGTCCATCCAGAGCCAGTGTCGTACTCAAGAGTCGCGCAGGGACAAGCGCCCCCTTCCCATTTGGCAGTTCAGCCTCAACACTCCTCCCCCCGTCACCACAGTGACTCAGCAGCTCTTCATTACCATCACGCGGAGCAGAAAGAGCAGAACAGAGACAAAGAACACCCGCTGACTCGTCTGGAGAATGCCCTGGTCGAGGTACAGCGTTCCACCAGCCCAAACGGTGCCGTCTCTGCCAGTAGTCATGACAACGACACATTGGGCGAGGGTATCCAGGGACCCACCCGTAGTCTCTCTGTCCTAGAGAGGGTCAGTCGCTTTGAGCATTGTGACAGAGAAGGAAAGCAACGGAGTCAAAGCATCAGTCATAGCCACCACAAAAGCTCTTTCCGCCGG AATCAGTTGCTTGACAAGTGCCACGGCGCCCCCTGTGGAGCGGAGGACCTCAGAAGCATGCTGGAAAGGAGCACCAAAGCCCACCGAACGATGAGCTccagaggaggaggcggcggcggccattGCAAGAAAGACAG GACCGCGTCCGATCCCAGCTCAGCCCTGGAGAGGAGCCTAAGCAGCCTCCATTTGGCCGGACCCAGAGAAGGCGACGAGAGCGCGACCTTATGGAAGCAAGACGTCCACGGCGCGTCGGGCGCTTTGCAGGACGCGTCCTTCCACAG ATCCTACAAGGACTCGTTGAAAGAGGCGCAATCGAAGGTCCTGCGCTCCACCTCCTTGAAACAGAATTGCGCCCCCGTCCGTTCCTCACGTGCGCTTCCCTCCCCCAATCCCGCCTCACGTGGCGGCCATCAGCCTCCCCCCTCGGAGAAGAAAGGCCCGAAAACCATGCCCAAACCCCCGGGCGTCGTTGGCCACGCCCCGGTGCCATCCCCTCACGCTCCGAAAGAGCGCCACGCGGTGGGACCGGAGATCCGAGGCCCGAGTCCCCCGGCCTTGCCCGACGTCGCGCCCGTCGGACCTCCCGCCGCGCTGCGAATCGGCGGACGCAAACGTCTCACCCCGGGCCAGAAGAAACGCTCCTATTCTGAGCCGGACAACATGAACGAGATCGGCATCTCGGATCCTGAGAGAGGTCTCTTCAGGCTTGGGGGAG AGACCAGCGTGGCTGACCGGCGCAAGATGTTCGAACTGGGATTCGCAAACAACGCCGTGTCCAGGCCCGACTTGCGTCAGCTTCAGCAGGATGCCGTGGCTCAGTACGTGCTGAGGAAGAGAAACGCCAAGAAAGACGACGGGAGGGAGCGCGCCGGGCCCAGGCCTCTCAGCGCTTATCTGCAGTCGGAAAACGCCTCCCAGTCAG aCACCTTCAGCCTCTCCTCGACCTCCAGCCTGCTCTCCCTCCAAGACTCGGGCCTGGATCGCAGCCTTTCTTCGAGTGACAGGCGTCACTTGTCCTCCCCGGGAGCCGACCTGCGAGGCCTGGCGTCCAATTTGTACCATCCGGCCAGAGCGTCCGCCCCGAGGGCTCCGTCGCAACCGTG TGGCGACTCGCCACCCGCGCGCCGCACCTCCATCGCCCACCTCCCGCATCATTTGGCCCGAGACGCAGGCTCCGATAAACCCGGGTCGAAAGATTCGCGACAGGCGGCGGGGCCCCGCCAGACGCAGCCCCTCCACCCCGAGCGGGCCGGCGGGTCTTTGGCCATGGTGGGGTCCGTGCTGGGCTCCGGTAAATCCGCCTCCGTTGAAGACCTTTTGGAGCGGTCGGAGGAAAGGATCCCAAGCCACTCTCGATCCCGCTCGTCCCCCACTCTGGACGTACTCCGCCAG GACTACGCGTCGGATCAAGTGAAGATGCTCGATGCCTTTGCGTGTGAGCCGCAGCGCCGCTGCGCTCAGACTGAGGAAAG CGCCGGAGACAAGCAGCCACTAGAGGGCCTCGCCTCTCCTCACAACAATCCTCACCGCGTCCGGCCTGCCGGCTCTTCTTCTGGAG CCTTCTCCCGCTCCCCCGTCCCACCGAGGGACAGACAGCGTCACAGGAACACCGAGCGTCAGCGAGCCCACAGCATGTCGTCTCTCGCCGCCTCGGTCGGTCTGCCTTGCCCGCTCTCCCGCTCGGCCGAGGCGCCGAGTCGAGCCGATCCGGACGCCGTCGCCTTCCCGGGCGCCGTCGGAGCCGTCGGCCTCGACGCCTTTGCGACGGACAAACCCGCGCGGCGCAGTTTGAGCGATGGCGGCCTATTAGAGGACGCTAGCGATGGCGCTGGCGGAGAGAGGACATTTAGTTGGGAGGAAAGAGGAAGCCATCGTGAAGCGAGCATCAAGTCTCCGGCGACATCGTCGTCGCCCCCGCCGCCTCATTTCCAGGTTGCTTCCACGCCGGACGAGAAAGACGCCGGCAACGTCGAGTCGCATCCCTCCTCTTTGTCTCGTCGGTGCGGCCTTGAGAACGTTCCCTCGGTGAAGAGGTCAGAGTGTCAACAACAAACGGCGGCAACATCCGCGGGACTATCTAGTGAAGACTCGGATGAGGTCTTTCTTCTCAATCCTCCTCCTCCGTCGCTCCAAGCGACCGACTTGACGGAAGCCTTCCGTCCGCCTCCCGCTCCTCTCCTGGAGTTGGACCAGAAAAGCTCTTTACAGACGCCACCCAG CTTTGCGGCATGGCCCAAGCCGCGAACGTCCACCCTCACGTCCACCTCGTCCGGCATGGACGGCCTCCAGTTGGACGAAACGCTGAACGTCGAGTACCAGCCGCTGCCCAAGAGGGAAAAGACGGCGGAGGAGCTACGAGTGGAAACGCTGGCACGGCAGCTG GTCATGCAGGATGGCTCTCTGGCAGCCATCTTGGAAACGTCGCAGGGTCGATCGCCCGTCGAGCTCGTGGAGGAgatctttcacaacagcagacCGGGTGCTAAAGTCACACGGGAAACCAGGGCGAGCCCGTTAAATGACAG GAGTGAGAATGGTGTCCATGCAAAAGTGGATCAAAGGACGCAGATGGAGGAGAAGGAGCTCAATAGCAAGAAG GCGCAGCTGTGCGAGGCTCTGAGGTGCAGCGTGGCGGCGATGCGGCGAGAGAAGGAGCTTCTGGGCGAGGAGCAGAAGCGCCACCAGGCGCTCGGGGCCAGTCTTGACTCTCTGGTGCACAAACTTTGCAAGATCAATGAGAGGGACAAGTACAGCATGTTCATTG gagATCTGGAGAAAATCGTCAACCTGCTCTTGTCACTGTGCGGTCGGCTGTCGAGGATTGACAAATCTCTGCTCGCTCTGCAACGACAAGAGCTGGCAAAGGAGGAGCCTTCTGACGAGCGG GACTCCCTCGTTCACAAGCGCTCTCAGCTCCTCAGCCAAACGGAGGACGCCCGGGAACTGAAGCAAAACCTGGACCGACGGCAGCGCGTGGTCCACGCCATCTTGCGAGGCTACCTCAGCGAACGCCAGCTGCAAGACTACCGCCATTTTGTCGGCGCCAAACCCTCCCTCCTGATTCGCCAACGGAACCTCGATGACCTCATACGCCAGCGCCAGGAGCAGCTGAGCGGGCTGGCGGAGACCCTCCCTCCGGATGGGCCCGGAGGATCTTCTTCGCTTGGCGCCCCGAGCCCCGTCTCCCGCTCCTCCCCCTTCCCGCAGCCGCTTCCCTCCTCTCCGATTCCCGGCCACGCCCACTCGGCCCGCTCCACCGCGGTGACGTCGCTGTGA
- the LOC127591199 gene encoding ankyrin repeat domain-containing protein SOWAHB-like isoform X1, with translation MDTGFSQDSVLRFLQSRGGSVKNADLLLHFKGFLRDHADQVRNRELFKKFVNSVATVKQEHGVSHVVLRKKFRASGPSGVGTAASGTRDRSPAEPPPPPLNPAWSKEKVRHKPRPGEEAASADVNKVLPAAGIVLNNNNNTVESNLNLTLEPKQVPRAEAAAAVVSRAQISAETHPRPQGAAVGQSHPRASVPHGQITQRVSPPGPPETKNGGIPHDGLKAPPRHTRNRQSYKTAVSHDDDDDDEGLKMNLSTSGVGPLRGPLTPLAESSTSHSIASSPTERIVPLISIQNVAEGEPRLRGPKPSTAVVPVSMPDRRSLPADCSLLSPNPAEDEGRRYSQPAGVVPEPGRDWRPIERTTLSSSHGSVFSYAPDAGTTGKLPFFTGAPVEAFKTQQVLRRPPGTKRHDELKVGGAPWHHSTGDLLDKRAFDGHVAPFHRSTEHLEQRCAPTGVPWHHSSGDLHDTRQSSDSWAASRRRGPSLARRVGGRLSGRMCRSMGADLNQLLREDEEPEDGAGGNEAARRRRLHRISSSLSLRYNLSSSSLSSCSSPSRCDSLADLAEGAKAKGKTAAHHQSHSRQSLVPLEPREHAWLVKGASGAWPDVYSLFREDCTLLNRRDFISGFTVLHWIAKHGDHRVLNTLWYGVQKAGLAFDINARSSCGQTPLHVAAIHANKNMIRLLVNKFDADVKLRDTAGKKPWQYLSPSAPQDVLRLLGAPTRHVADGGGEAGSPAGEGGDHRNPHQRRRQRRHRLSFAPQDQRPRTVSGTKVKRSSSIAAFLKHKSLARFHGDKSDS, from the exons ATGGACACGGGTTTCTCTCAAGACTCGGTATTACGTTTTCTCCAGAGCAGAGGAGGCTCGGTGAAAAATGCCGACCTGCTCCTGCACTTCAAGGGCTTCCTGCGGGATCACGCGGACCAGGTTCGTAACCGCGAACTCTTCAAAAAGTTCGTCAACTCGGTGGCCACGGTGAAGCAGGAGCACGGCGTGTCGCACGTCGTGCTCAGGAAGAAATTCAGAGCTTCGGGACCGAGTGGCGTCGGAACCGCGGCTTCCGGGACGCGCGACCGGAGTCCCGCCgagccaccgccgccgcccttGAACCCGGCTTGGAGCAAAGAAAAAGTTCGTCACAAACCCCGTCCCGGAGAGGAGGCAGCATCCGCTGACGTGAACAAAGTCCTCCCGGCGGCTGGTATcgtgctcaacaacaacaacaacaccgtcGAAAGCAATTTGAACTTGACGCTGGAACCGAAGCAAGTTCCTCGAGCCGAAGCAGCTGCGGCGGTGGTGAGTCGAGCTCAAATCTCAGCCGAAACACACCCGAGGCCCCAAGGTGCCGCTGTGGGACAGAGTCACCCCCGAGCCTCGGTCCCACACGGACAAATCACCCAGCGGGTGTCACCTCCCGGACCCCCCGAAACCAAAAACGGGGGTATTCCTCATGACGGTCTAAAGGCTCCGCCGCGCCACACGAGAAACCGGCAGAGCTACAAAACCGCAGTCTCgcatgatgacgacgacgatgacgaagGGCTCAAGATGAACCTCAGCACATCAGGAGTTGGACCTCTCAGGGGTCCTCTTACGCCCCTCGCCGAATCCTCCACAAGCCATTCCATTGCCTCCTCGCCGACAGAGAGGATCGTTCCATTGATTTCTATCCAGAATGTGGCAGAAGGAGAGCCGCGGCTAAGAGGACCAAAGCCGAGTACGGCCGTGGTCCCGGTCTCGATGCCCGACCGGCGTAGTCTACCCGCAGATTGCTCCTTACTGTCTCCAAATCCGGCTGAAGACGAGGGGAGGCGCTACTCGCAGCCCGCGGGTGTGGTTCCCGAGCCTGGACGTGATTGGAGACCAATTGAAAGGACGACGCTGTCGAGCAGCCACGGCAGCGTCTTCTCCTACGCGCCTGATGCCGGCACCACTGGCAAGCTGCCGTTCTTCACag GCGCTCCGGTGGAGGCTTTCAAAACTCAGCAGGTCCTTCGGCGACCCCCCGGGACCAAGCGTCACGATGAACTGAAGGTGGGCGGCGCACCCTGGCATCACTCGACGGGCGATCTCCTCGACAAGCGGGCATTTGATGGCCACGTGGCGCCGTTCCATCGCTCCACGGAGCATCTCGAGCAGCGCTGCGCCCCCACAGGAGTTCCGTGGCACCACTCCTCAG GTGATCTGCACGACACCCGCCAATCAAGTGACTCCTGGGCCGCGTCGCGGCGGCGGGGCCCGTCGCTCGCCAGGCGCGTCGGCGGTCGGCTGAGCGGCCGCATGTGCCGCAGCATGGGCGCCGACCTCAACCAGCTCCTGCGGGAGGACGAGGAGCCCGAAGATGGAGCGGGCGGGAACGAAGCGGCCAGGCGGCGCCGCCTCCACCGCATCTCGTCCTCGCTGAGCCTTCGCTACAACCTGTCGTCGTCCTCGCTGTCGTCCTGCTCCTCGCCGTCTCGCTGCGACAGCTTGGCTGACTTGGCCGAGGGGGCCAAAGCCAAAGGGAAGACCGCCGCCCATCACCAAAGCCACAGTCGGCAG TCGTTGGTTCCGCTGGAGCCCAGAGAACACGCCTGGCTGGTGAAAGGGGCGTCGGGAGCTTGGCCGGACGTCTACTCGCTGTTCCGCGAGGACTGCACTCTTCTCAACAGACGGGACTTCATCTCCGGTTTCACCGTGCTGCACTGGATCGCCAAACACGGCGACCATCGAGTCCTCAACACACTCTG GTACGGTGTGCAAAAAGCCGGTTTGGCCTTCGACATTAACGCCAGGTCGTCGTGCGGACAAACGCCGCTTCACGTCGCCGCCATCCACGCCAACAAGAACATGATACGCCTGCTGGTCAACAAATTCGACGCGGACGTGAAGTTGAGGGACACGGCCGGCAAGAAGCCGTGGCAATACCTGAGCCCGAGCGCGCCGCAGGACGTCTTGCGCTTGTTGGGAGCGCCCACGCGCCACGTCGCCGACGGCGGAGGGGAAGCGGGATCCCCCGCAGGGGAAGGCGGGGACCACCGGAATCCGCATCAGCGCCGACGCCAGCGGCGTCACCGCCTGTCCTTCGCCCCGCAGGACCAGAGGCCCAGGACCGTCTCGGGCACTAAAGTCAAGCGCTCGTCATCAATCGCCGCCTTCTTAAAGCACAAGTCACTGGCTCGCTTTCACGGGGACAAGTCTGACAGCTAA
- the LOC127591199 gene encoding ankyrin repeat domain-containing protein SOWAHB-like isoform X2, which translates to MDTGFSQDSVLRFLQSRGGSVKNADLLLHFKGFLRDHADQVRNRELFKKFVNSVATVKQEHGVSHVVLRKKFRASGPSGVGTAASGTRDRSPAEPPPPPLNPAWSKEKVRHKPRPGEEAASADVNKVLPAAGIVLNNNNNTVESNLNLTLEPKQVPRAEAAAAVVSRAQISAETHPRPQGAAVGQSHPRASVPHGQITQRVSPPGPPETKNGGIPHDGLKAPPRHTRNRQSYKTAVSHDDDDDDEGLKMNLSTSGVGPLRGPLTPLAESSTSHSIASSPTERIVPLISIQNVAEGEPRLRGPKPSTAVVPVSMPDRRSLPADCSLLSPNPAEDEGRRYSQPAGVVPEPGRDWRPIERTTLSSSHGSVFSYAPDAGTTGKLPFFTGAPVEAFKTQQVLRRPPGTKRHDELKVGGAPWHHSTGDLLDKRAFDGHVAPFHRSTEHLEQRCAPTGVPWHHSSGDLHDTRQSSDSWAASRRRGPSLARRVGGRLSGRMCRSMGADLNQLLREDEEPEDGAGGNEAARRRRLHRISSSLSLRYNLSSSSLSSCSSPSRCDSLADLAEGAKAKGKTAAHHQSHSRQSLVPLEPREHAWLVKGASGAWPDVYSLFREDCTLLNRRDFISGFTVLHWIAKHGDHRVLNTLCAQKCRKMARKAPFVSK; encoded by the exons ATGGACACGGGTTTCTCTCAAGACTCGGTATTACGTTTTCTCCAGAGCAGAGGAGGCTCGGTGAAAAATGCCGACCTGCTCCTGCACTTCAAGGGCTTCCTGCGGGATCACGCGGACCAGGTTCGTAACCGCGAACTCTTCAAAAAGTTCGTCAACTCGGTGGCCACGGTGAAGCAGGAGCACGGCGTGTCGCACGTCGTGCTCAGGAAGAAATTCAGAGCTTCGGGACCGAGTGGCGTCGGAACCGCGGCTTCCGGGACGCGCGACCGGAGTCCCGCCgagccaccgccgccgcccttGAACCCGGCTTGGAGCAAAGAAAAAGTTCGTCACAAACCCCGTCCCGGAGAGGAGGCAGCATCCGCTGACGTGAACAAAGTCCTCCCGGCGGCTGGTATcgtgctcaacaacaacaacaacaccgtcGAAAGCAATTTGAACTTGACGCTGGAACCGAAGCAAGTTCCTCGAGCCGAAGCAGCTGCGGCGGTGGTGAGTCGAGCTCAAATCTCAGCCGAAACACACCCGAGGCCCCAAGGTGCCGCTGTGGGACAGAGTCACCCCCGAGCCTCGGTCCCACACGGACAAATCACCCAGCGGGTGTCACCTCCCGGACCCCCCGAAACCAAAAACGGGGGTATTCCTCATGACGGTCTAAAGGCTCCGCCGCGCCACACGAGAAACCGGCAGAGCTACAAAACCGCAGTCTCgcatgatgacgacgacgatgacgaagGGCTCAAGATGAACCTCAGCACATCAGGAGTTGGACCTCTCAGGGGTCCTCTTACGCCCCTCGCCGAATCCTCCACAAGCCATTCCATTGCCTCCTCGCCGACAGAGAGGATCGTTCCATTGATTTCTATCCAGAATGTGGCAGAAGGAGAGCCGCGGCTAAGAGGACCAAAGCCGAGTACGGCCGTGGTCCCGGTCTCGATGCCCGACCGGCGTAGTCTACCCGCAGATTGCTCCTTACTGTCTCCAAATCCGGCTGAAGACGAGGGGAGGCGCTACTCGCAGCCCGCGGGTGTGGTTCCCGAGCCTGGACGTGATTGGAGACCAATTGAAAGGACGACGCTGTCGAGCAGCCACGGCAGCGTCTTCTCCTACGCGCCTGATGCCGGCACCACTGGCAAGCTGCCGTTCTTCACag GCGCTCCGGTGGAGGCTTTCAAAACTCAGCAGGTCCTTCGGCGACCCCCCGGGACCAAGCGTCACGATGAACTGAAGGTGGGCGGCGCACCCTGGCATCACTCGACGGGCGATCTCCTCGACAAGCGGGCATTTGATGGCCACGTGGCGCCGTTCCATCGCTCCACGGAGCATCTCGAGCAGCGCTGCGCCCCCACAGGAGTTCCGTGGCACCACTCCTCAG GTGATCTGCACGACACCCGCCAATCAAGTGACTCCTGGGCCGCGTCGCGGCGGCGGGGCCCGTCGCTCGCCAGGCGCGTCGGCGGTCGGCTGAGCGGCCGCATGTGCCGCAGCATGGGCGCCGACCTCAACCAGCTCCTGCGGGAGGACGAGGAGCCCGAAGATGGAGCGGGCGGGAACGAAGCGGCCAGGCGGCGCCGCCTCCACCGCATCTCGTCCTCGCTGAGCCTTCGCTACAACCTGTCGTCGTCCTCGCTGTCGTCCTGCTCCTCGCCGTCTCGCTGCGACAGCTTGGCTGACTTGGCCGAGGGGGCCAAAGCCAAAGGGAAGACCGCCGCCCATCACCAAAGCCACAGTCGGCAG TCGTTGGTTCCGCTGGAGCCCAGAGAACACGCCTGGCTGGTGAAAGGGGCGTCGGGAGCTTGGCCGGACGTCTACTCGCTGTTCCGCGAGGACTGCACTCTTCTCAACAGACGGGACTTCATCTCCGGTTTCACCGTGCTGCACTGGATCGCCAAACACGGCGACCATCGAGTCCTCAACACACTCTG TGCCCAGAAGTGCCGCAAGATGGCAAGGAAAGCACCATTTGTGtcgaaatga